ARgacaagttatgtcagctgttatgacatattttgacatggttatgaccgtgtcataacgcgTTATAACGCTTGGCGTCCCAGTAAAATGTTKCCAAACTTTCGATCTTAAAATCAACACMTTGATGTATATAAATGGTATTCACCTTGTCTGACAAAGTGTTCAAGGAAACAAATGTAAAAGACAGCACAGGAATTAAGGTTGCTTTGTGTCCACGGGATGCCAGCTCCTGTAAGTACAAAGTTGAGAGttctgtaaatcaaatcaaatcgattTCACTGTTACACAGTCACCCATTATACATTTAGGttataatgcccgagaagccggtgtctCGAGGATATATTGTGACGGGTGTTTGATATTGGCAAATCATTccattgaatttgaatattgaaacaatgttgcaaatgtcggagagacagagagcaagggtttacacaaaacatctgctgttgaaaactaaatgttagtctaaaagaaatatgagataatgtctagatgctttttatagtggagatcaagtttataaattgcctggctgggctgatgagacagtggattgcaacagtcagatggaacagagtaaataggcattttaatgtcatagatttagccggtggtaacttgtggaatagacaccggctggaatgcggttttaaccaatcagcattcagcatTAGAACCACCCGTCCTATAATGGATTTTAATAGGTGTAGAGTAGAATAGgattgaatagaatagaatgcacATGCAAGCTGCAAATATCAATACAAAAGATGTTTCTCTGCTGTACCTTGATGTAAGGATCTGGTCCAGAGCCTCCCTCTCTTGGTTCTTTCAGAAGCAGCACATGCATTTCGACAGATGACTCAGAGCCCTGTGGAATAAGACAAGACGGGATACAACTTAATGTTACCGTCAGCAACGAGGTCAGTGATGAAAAtcgacaaataaaataataaaaaatccacCCAATGCAGATTTACTCTATTTGGTAAGATTATAAACTGAATGACTGATCCTGTGCAGTAGCTTCAGAACTGAAGGTTGACGGGGGGTGTAACCCATAGCTAGGCTAACGTTACACCCAGCGCCTGTCATATGTCGCCCACTGATAACAATGCTGTTGAGCCATGAATCAACTGTTTTCATTGCTTGGACCATTTATCAATTAGAGGCATGCGGTGTTATTCAGTCAGCTGTAGAGCTCAGGTATCTCATGCACCAGTGTACTGTACGTTGTATGTACTTGCAAAGCTGTTATGTTATGCAATACAATTCAAATATGGAGCTGTCACTTCTTGTGAGCCAAGGCGACACATTACTTGGCTTCGTTCGCGCAACCATAAAACAATAACAACTGCACACACAATATTTATCATGCTTAACTATTGAGCTAACTAGTTTTCAAGTCAACAGAAAATTAACAGAAACCGTAGAAAATCAACAAAAATTGGATGTACACAAACACTGTACCTCAAGCTCTTCCTCCAGCTGGCGTCATGGCTACTACTAAAACGAGGAAATAGGGGGACAACAAAATAGTAATGTTTTATTAGGATAATACTTGAGCAATAACAATGAATGTTATCACTACAGTTACAATTAAAGAAAGTAGTCGTTTGTTTTTTCTTCTGGAACAGTTCAGTAAACAATATTCTAACATATTTAAACAATAATTTAGATACAATATATTTCCCCTTTCATCAAAATGGTTTATTCCATTCTGCTGTCAGTATGAGAAACGGGACGCCATTGCGGTTCTACACACGGGCGTTCCAAGCATAACGAAGCATGCAGCATTTGATCCAATATGGCGTCCACAGTGTCTCAGTTTCTCAGTACTCCCAACTCCACATTAATCCCTTGCCCCGCCCCCGTCCTTTCCCTTACGCGTGGTATCTGTTTTGGCAGCATGGCTTCTTCAGCGAAAAGACGAGCAGTtggaatgggagaaaatcccgcTGATAGTGAGGATAACAGCTCCGATGAAGGATTGGAAGACGACGTTGATTCAGCAGAGAATAACAGCGGATCAGAAGAGGAGATACATGAAGTACGATAATGTCTCTAGCGAACTGGCTARATTCCTGGCCTAGCAGGCTAGCTAGCACTGGCTAACGTTAGAGGGGTTAGCTAGATAGCTTTTTTTAGCAAACAACTGTGTTCATATCAAGCTAGCTAATAATGTTACGTATGTTAGGGACATGCTGAACATAGCCAGTCGATAACTTCAGAGTTTTAACTAGCTAAATAGTAAAATTCATGGATATTTACACACTTAAAACCATAAGAGAAGTTTAGACAAACAAACAATCGATACGTGTATTGACACTAAAACTGGCAGCACATTCGCCCCGAGTCCCCCTCCAGTCCAAAACATTGTCTCGGGATTCGGGACTTGTATTAAAAACCTTTGTTTGTTTCCAGGAGGTCATTGTAGACTTTGAGGCCCATACCATTACTCACAATGACTACAATGGAGTCAAGAAACTCATGCAACAGCTGTTTCTGAAGGCTCGTGTCAATACATCCGAGTTGACCGATCTCCTCATCCAGCAGAATCATATTGGAAGCGTCATCAGGGTAAGAAACGAGACGCGGTGCACCGGTTCACATCAGATCAGACCGTCACTAAATATGCGTCATATAATTTAACGCATCATATTAAACACCCGAAATATGATTATACACATATgctttcttcaaatcaaattttatttcgtcacatacacatgtgtagcgaaatgcttgtgtttctagcgccAATTTCCAACCCCACATCCAATGGAGAACAATCTATATGAATTCAGTAGCATCATGTATGTCTTTTTGCATGTTTTGTTGTCAGCAAGCAGAGGTGCCAGAGGACAGTGATGATGACGAGGATCCAGCTGATGAGGTGTTTGGTTTCATCAGCATGCTCAACCTCACTGAGAGAAAGGTACGGTCAGATATATGTTATCTATTTGGGGNNNNNNNNNNNNNNNNNNNNNNNNNNNNNNNNNNNNNNNNNNNNNNNNNNNNNNNNNNNNNNNNNNNNNNNNNNNNNNNNNNNNNNNNNNNNNNNNNNNNNNNNNNNNNNNNNNNNNNNNNNNNNNNNNNNNNNNNNNNNNNNNNNNNNNNNNNNNNNNNNNNNNNNNNNNNNNNNNNNNNNNNNNNNNNNNNNNNNNNNNNNNNNNNNNNNNNNNNNNNNNNNNNNNNNNNNNNNNNNNNNNNNNNNNNNNNNNNNNNNNNNNNNNNNNNNNNNNNNNNNNNNNNNNNNNNNNNNNNNNNNNNNNNNNNNNNNNNNNNNNNNNNNNNNNNNNNNNNNNNNNNNNNNNNNNNNNNNNNNNNNNNNNNNNNNNNNNNNNNNNNNNNNNNNNNNNNNNNNNNNNNNNNNNNNNNNNNNNNNNNNNNNNNNNNNNNNNNNNNNNNNNNNNNNNNNNNNNNNNNNNNNNNNNNNNNNNNNNNNNNNNNNNNNNNNNNNNNNNNNNNNNNNNNNNNNNNNNNNNNNNNNNNNNNNNNNNNNNNNNNNNNNNNNNNNNNNNNNNNNNNNNNNNNNNNNNNNNNNNNNNNNNNNNNNNNNNNNNNNNNNNNNNNNNNNNNNNNNNNNNNNNNNNNNNNNNNNNNNNNNNNNNNNNNNNNNNNNNNNNNNNNNNNNNNNNNNNNNNNNNNNNNNNNNNNNNNNNNNNNNNNNNNNNNNNNNNNNNNNNNNNNNNNNNNNNNNNNNNNNNNNNNNNNNNNNNNNNNNNNNNNNNNNNNNNNNNNNNNNNNNNNNNNNNNNNNNNNNNNNNNNNNNNNNNNNNNNNNNNNNNNNNNNNNNNNNNNNNNNNNNNNNNNNNNNNNNNNNNNNNNNNNNNNNNNNNNNNNNNNNNNNNNNNNNNNNNNNNNNNNNNNNNNNNNNNNNNNNNNNNNNNNNNNNNNNNNNNNNNNNNNNNNNNNNNNNNNNNNNNNNNNNNNNNNNNNNNNNNNNNNNNNNNNNNNNNNNNNNNNNNNNNNNNNNNNNNNNNNNNNNNNNNNNNNNNNNNNNNNNNNNNNNNNNNNNNNNNNNNNNNNNNNNNNNNNNNNNNNNNNNNNNNNNNNNNNNNNNNNNNNNNNNNNNNNNNNNNNNNNNNNNNNNNNNNNNNNNNNNNNNNNNNNNNNNNNNNNNNNNNNNNNNNNNNNNNNNNNNNNNNNNNNNNNNNNNNNNNNNNNNNNNNNNNNNNNNNNNNNNNNNNNNNNNNNNNNNNNNNNNNNNNNNNNNNNNNNNNNNNNNNNNNNNNNNNNNNNNNNNNNNNNNNNNNNNNNNNNNNNNNNNNNNNNNNNNNNNNNNNNNNNNNNNNNNNNNNNNNNNNNNNNNNNNNNNNNNNNNNNNNNNNNNNNNNNNNNNNNNNNNNNNNNNNNNNNNNNNNNNNNNNNNNNNNNNNNNNNNNNNNNNNNNNNNNNNNNNNNNNNNNNNNNNNNNNNNNNNNNNNNNNNNNNNNNNNNNNNNNNNNNNNNNNNNNNNNNNNNNNNNNNNNNNNNNNNNNNNNNNNNNNNNNNNNNNNNNNNNNNNNNNNNNNNNNNNNNNNNNNNNNNNNNNNNNNNNNNNNNNNNNNNNNNNNNNNNNNNNNNNNNNNNNNNNNNNNNNNNNNNNNNNNNNNNNNNNNNNNNNNNNNNNNNNNNNNNNNNNNNNNNNNNNNNNNNNNNNNNNNNNNNNNNNNNNNNNNNNNNNNNNNNNNNNNNNNNNNNNNNNNNNNNNNNNNNNNNNNNNNNNNNNNNNNNNNNNNNNNNNNNNNNNNNNNNNNNNNNNNNNNNNNNNNNNNNNNNNNNNNNNNNNNNNNNNNNNNNNNNNNNNNNNNNNNNNNNNNNNNNNNNNNNNNNNNNNNNNNNNNNNNNNNNNNNNNNNNNNNNNNNNNNNNNNNNNNNNNNNNNNNNNNNNNNNNNNNNNNNNNNNNNNNNNNNNNNNNNNNNNNNNNNNNNNNNNNNNNNNNNNNNNNNNNNNNNNNNNNNNNNNNNNNNNNNNNNNNNNNNNNNNNNNNNNNNNNNNNNNNNNNNNNNNNNNNNNNNNNNNNNNNNNNNNNNNNNNNNNNNNNNNNNNNNNNNNNNNNNNNNNNNNNNNNNNNNNNNNNNNNNNNNNNNNNNNNNNNNNNNNNNNNNNNNNNNNNNNNNNNNNNNNNNNNNNNNNNNNNNNNNNNNNNNNNNNNNNNNNNNNNNNNNNNNNNNNNNNNNNNNNNNNNNNNNNNNNNNNNNNNNNNNNNNNNNNNNNNNNNNNNNNNNNNNNNNNNNNNNNNNNNNNNNNNNNNNNNNNNNNNNNNNNNNNNNNNNNNNNNNNNNNNNNNNNNNNNNNNNNNNNNNNNataaaacattttcctcatcaatctacacacaattccccataatgacaaagcgaaaacatgttttttgaaatgcatttttgcgtaaatattcagaccctttactatgagactcgaaattgagctcaggtgcatcctgtttccattgatcatcattgagatgtttctacaacttgattggagtccacttgtggtaaattcaattgattggacatgatttggaaaggcacacacctgtctatataagttcctctgtggagatgggagaacgttggagcggcaggtagatggggcggcaggtagcctagtggttagagcgttgggccagtaaccaaaggttgctagattgaatccctgagctgacaaggtaaaaatctgtcattctgcccctgaacaaggcagttaacccactgttcctaggccatcattgtaaatatttttttcttaacttttttctttctttatttaaccttcatttaccaggtaggccagttgagaacaagttctcatttacaactgctacctggccaagataaagcaaagcagtgcgacacaaacaacaacacagagttatacatgggataaacaaatgtacagtcaataacacaatagaaaaaatccatatacagtgtgtgcaaatgaggtaagattagggaggtaaggcaataaataggccgtagtggcgaagtaactacaatatagcaaataaacactggagtgatagatgtgcagaagatgaatgtgcaagtagagacgggtgcaaaggagcaagataaataacaataattaaataa
This region of Salvelinus sp. IW2-2015 unplaced genomic scaffold, ASM291031v2 Un_scaffold3864, whole genome shotgun sequence genomic DNA includes:
- the bccip gene encoding protein BCCIP homolog, which encodes MASTVSQFLSTPNSTLIPCPAPVLSLTRGICFGSMASSAKRRAVGMGENPADSEDNSSDEGLEDDVDSAENNSGSEEEIHEEVIVDFEAHTITHNDYNGVKKLMQQLFLKARVNTSELTDLLIQQNHIGSVIRQAEVPEDSDDDEDPADEVFGFISMLNLTERKVRSDICYL